A genomic stretch from Brassica napus cultivar Da-Ae unplaced genomic scaffold, Da-Ae ScsIHWf_14;HRSCAF=31, whole genome shotgun sequence includes:
- the BNAC03G41230D gene encoding uncharacterized protein BNAC03G41230D yields the protein MSSSRELQYLEYTYRNNRPTTGLLNSIFMTTVNTAARSLVSVASTASTSELASRRWSASDQLSFASGLLTAVAENALVPVSAPSSSSTSSTALVKYSGSGNLSMMMADGVDAPSVSSLGRALCHVLALMNEIPVTSRKYHFTMGMAEKIMEENALSCNAELLDVNRTALASSFARTTARLQDSLKRSRTADETFGGLPLRLVSALPLGGYVASSVRGLTTAINTARSLADMAGNLLSQSKRRESALVRAGGSQENEVELAVEKLAEELLWMTEKLRRYGAIEEGIKRWSYASGLASLSLTAAPRVQGLMVKISALLIGELARDTTQVPGQVKFRLLANWLPLFSHARNGLAFPVLTGYERVEVERAIDKAISTLPALDQEILLTNWLQDFSVSASEWPDLTPAYDRWCHSIRQMAV from the exons ATGTCGTCGTCAAGGGAGCTACAATACTTGGAGTACACTTACAGAAACAACCGTCCCACGACGGGTCTTCTCAACTCCATCTTCATGACCACCGTCAACACCGCCGCTCGTTCTCTCGTTTCCGTCGCATCCACCGCCTCCACTTCGGAGTTGGCTTCTAGGCGGTGGTCGGCTTCGGACCAACTCAG TTTCGCTTCGGGTCTTCTCACCGCGGTGGCGGAGAACGCGTTGGTACCGGTTTcagctccctcctcgtcgtcgaCGTCATCAACGGCGTTGGTGAAGTATTCAGGGTCGGGGAATTTAAGTATGATGATGGCTGACGGCGTTGATGCACCTTCCGTCAGCTCTCTCGGTAGAGCACTTTGTCAC GTACTAGCGCTGATGAACGAGATTCCAGTAACCTCAAGAAAATACCATTTCACCATGGGAATGGCGGAGAAGATCATGGAAGAGAACGCCCTGAGCTGCAACGCGGAGCTACTCGACGTCAATAGAACGGCCCTCGCGTCCTCCTTCGCACGCACAACTGCGCGTTTGCAGGACTCCTTGAAACGCTCTCGAACCGCAGATGAGACCTTCGGTGGTCTGCCTCTGCGTCTGGTTAGCGCACTTCCTTTAGGAGGCTATGTTGCCTCCTCTGTAAGAGGGCTGACAACAGCAATCAACACGGCCAGGTCCTTGGCCGATATGGCCGGTAACTTGTTATCGCAGAGTAAGAGGAGGGAGTCTGCGTTGGTGAGAGCGGGTGGTTCTCAGGAGAATGAGGTTGAGTTGGCTGTTGAGAAGCTGGCGGAGGAGCTGCTGTGGATGACAGAGAAACTTAGGCGTTATGGTGCGATTGAAGAAGGTATAAAACGGTGGAGCTATGCTTCCGGTTTAGCTTCCTTGTCTCTCACGGCTGCTCCTAGGGTTCAAGGCCTTATGGTCAAGATTTCTG CGCTCTTAATTGGAGAGTTAGCACGAGACACAACACAAGTTCCAGGACAAGTGAAGTTCAGGCTCCTTGCAAACTGGCTACCTTTGTTTAGCCACGCTAGGAACGGGCTAGCGTTTCCTGTGCTGACAGGTTACGAGAGGGTTGAGGTGGAACGAGCCATAGACAAAGCTATCTCGACATTGCCTGCATTGGATCAAGAAATATTGCTCACAAATTGGCTCCAAGATTTCTCAGTCTCGGCCTCCGAGTGGCCCGATCTCACCCCAGCATACGACCGTTGGTGTCACTCCATTCGACAAATGGCCGTGTAG